In Leptospira langatensis, a single window of DNA contains:
- the cueR gene encoding Cu(I)-responsive transcriptional regulator yields the protein MNIGEIAKLSGVNAKLVRHYESIGLIPKAGRSGSGYRVYSENDAHTLKFIKRARNLGFSLPEIKQLVGLWRNRSRASAQVKSLASSHVKELEMKISELQAMRNTLLHLVKHCHGDHRPECPILEELEKG from the coding sequence ATGAATATAGGGGAGATCGCTAAATTATCCGGAGTGAACGCGAAATTAGTCAGGCATTATGAATCCATAGGATTGATCCCTAAGGCAGGAAGGAGTGGATCCGGATACAGAGTATATTCCGAGAACGATGCTCATACTCTGAAGTTCATCAAGAGAGCAAGAAATCTCGGATTTTCCTTGCCGGAAATCAAGCAGTTAGTCGGTCTTTGGAGAAACAGATCCAGAGCAAGCGCACAAGTGAAGTCCTTAGCTTCTTCTCACGTGAAAGAGTTAGAAATGAAGATCTCTGAATTACAAGCAATGAGAAATACTCTACTGCATTTAGTAAAGCATTGTCATGGGGATCATAGACCGGAATGTCCTATCTTGGAAGAGTTGGAGAAGGGCTGA
- a CDS encoding heavy-metal-associated domain-containing protein has translation MYEMKLSGMTCDHCVKTVTKAIQSIAPESKPIVDLHSQTARFETEKDISSLPEIIKEEGYEVLSINKA, from the coding sequence ATGTACGAGATGAAACTATCCGGAATGACCTGCGATCATTGCGTAAAAACAGTCACCAAAGCGATCCAGTCTATCGCACCGGAGAGCAAACCGATCGTGGATTTACATTCACAAACCGCTCGCTTCGAAACCGAAAAAGATATTTCTTCTCTTCCTGAGATCATCAAGGAAGAAGGTTACGAAGTCCTTTCGATCAACAAAGCATGA
- a CDS encoding heavy metal translocating P-type ATPase, giving the protein MITDTNQSQPIPSSEKPSEITLDLFGMTCTNCARRIETGLGKVPGVEEARVNFARETAFVRFKHDLDPKSLISRVESLGYTAAEHSQTNSKQANSLHEEERRKLRFRFFASLVFSLPLLYTMVSHFEFLSFLPNSKFLMHPWVQFLLATPVQFWIGFPFYKSAFRALKNGAANMDVLVALGTSAAYGYSLAMSIVFGMKNGDLLFSSAWEHSAHSALPPLYYETSAVLLSFLLLGKWMESLAKGKSSSAIQALLSLKPETAWVKKDENWTELPSEYVRKGDMLQIKPGERVPVDGIVTEGFSSVNESMLTGESMPVDKKSDDTVLGGTVNGNGVLIVRATSVGSDTVLSSIIKTVEDAQASRAPIQKIADRISAFFVPAVIGISFFNFLLWFIFLEPGIIGSALEKSIAILVIACPCALGLATPISILVGTGRAASHGILFRNAEALESSSNLDVIAFDKTGTITEGNPYVTAYQTLGEEKTVLVAAASVEASSSHPLAKAIVQFVKEKGHSLQSVQDLNTEPGQGVIAKVNGSSLMIGKEEYIASKSALPEQLVSRSSSWKETGKTIVWAKLDQGSNPSWIIFAIEDKIKENAKSSLEKLKDLGLKTILLTGDNALVAKSVSSQVGIDAYHSSLLPKDKADIISSMQASGKKVGMVGDGLNDSPALAKADVGFGMGTGTDVAMETSGVILMKGDLEKIYDSLRIAKATTRNIRQNFFWALAYNTIGIPIAAAGLLAPWIAGAMMAFSSVSVVLNALRLKKPT; this is encoded by the coding sequence ATGATCACAGATACAAATCAAAGCCAACCGATTCCTTCTTCGGAAAAACCATCGGAGATCACATTGGATCTATTCGGCATGACCTGCACCAATTGTGCGAGAAGAATTGAGACCGGCCTCGGGAAAGTCCCGGGAGTAGAAGAGGCCAGGGTTAATTTCGCAAGGGAAACCGCTTTTGTTCGATTCAAACACGATCTAGATCCAAAGTCGCTGATCTCTCGGGTGGAATCCTTGGGTTATACTGCGGCAGAACATTCCCAAACGAACTCTAAGCAAGCCAATTCACTTCATGAAGAAGAAAGAAGGAAACTTAGGTTCAGGTTCTTTGCCTCCTTGGTTTTTTCTTTGCCGCTGCTTTATACGATGGTTTCCCATTTTGAATTTCTTAGCTTCTTACCGAATTCTAAATTCCTAATGCATCCTTGGGTGCAATTCCTGCTTGCAACTCCGGTACAGTTTTGGATCGGTTTTCCTTTCTACAAGAGTGCGTTTCGTGCCTTAAAGAATGGAGCCGCGAATATGGATGTATTGGTGGCGCTCGGGACCAGCGCCGCATACGGATACAGTCTTGCGATGAGTATTGTATTCGGAATGAAAAACGGGGATCTTCTCTTTTCTTCAGCTTGGGAACATTCGGCTCATTCCGCCTTACCACCGTTATACTATGAGACTTCTGCAGTACTATTAAGCTTTTTACTTCTGGGAAAATGGATGGAGTCTTTAGCAAAAGGAAAAAGTTCTTCCGCAATCCAAGCATTGCTTTCCTTAAAACCGGAAACCGCTTGGGTGAAGAAGGATGAGAATTGGACAGAACTTCCTTCCGAATACGTTCGAAAAGGAGACATGCTTCAGATCAAACCGGGAGAAAGAGTCCCCGTGGACGGGATCGTTACCGAGGGATTTAGCTCTGTCAACGAGTCCATGCTTACCGGAGAGAGCATGCCGGTCGATAAGAAGTCGGATGATACCGTTTTAGGCGGAACAGTCAACGGAAACGGAGTACTGATCGTTCGCGCAACTTCGGTAGGTTCCGATACAGTCTTATCTTCTATCATCAAAACGGTAGAAGACGCGCAAGCCTCCAGGGCTCCCATCCAAAAGATTGCGGATCGGATCTCTGCTTTCTTTGTACCCGCAGTGATCGGGATCTCCTTCTTCAATTTTCTACTCTGGTTTATATTCTTGGAGCCAGGCATCATAGGCTCGGCATTGGAGAAGTCGATCGCTATCTTAGTGATCGCTTGTCCTTGCGCCTTGGGTCTCGCTACTCCGATCTCTATCTTAGTAGGAACAGGGAGAGCTGCGAGTCACGGAATTCTGTTTAGGAACGCGGAGGCATTAGAATCTTCTTCTAATCTGGATGTGATCGCATTCGATAAGACTGGCACGATCACAGAGGGAAACCCGTACGTTACCGCCTATCAAACATTAGGCGAAGAAAAAACCGTACTCGTCGCGGCAGCTTCGGTAGAAGCTTCTTCTTCTCATCCATTAGCAAAGGCAATCGTTCAATTCGTAAAAGAAAAGGGCCACTCCCTACAATCAGTGCAAGATCTCAATACGGAGCCCGGACAAGGAGTGATCGCAAAAGTAAACGGCTCCTCTCTCATGATCGGAAAAGAAGAATATATAGCTTCTAAATCCGCCTTGCCGGAGCAGCTGGTCTCTCGTTCTTCTTCTTGGAAAGAAACAGGAAAGACTATTGTTTGGGCCAAACTGGATCAGGGATCCAACCCTAGTTGGATCATCTTTGCGATCGAGGATAAGATCAAAGAGAATGCGAAGTCTTCTCTAGAAAAACTAAAAGATCTAGGACTAAAGACCATTCTCCTAACAGGAGATAACGCGTTAGTCGCTAAGTCTGTCTCTTCTCAAGTGGGAATAGACGCGTATCATTCTTCTCTTCTTCCAAAAGATAAGGCGGATATCATTTCCTCCATGCAAGCAAGCGGTAAAAAGGTGGGAATGGTAGGTGACGGGTTAAACGACTCCCCCGCCCTTGCAAAAGCAGACGTGGGTTTTGGGATGGGAACCGGAACAGACGTCGCGATGGAGACTTCTGGAGTCATTCTGATGAAAGGTGACTTGGAAAAGATCTACGATTCTCTCCGGATCGCAAAGGCTACGACCAGAAATATTCGCCAAAACTTCTTCTGGGCTCTTGCTTATAATACGATCGGGATCCCGATCGCTGCTGCAGGCCTTCTAGCCCCTTGGATTGCAGGCGCAATGATGGCCTTCAGCTCCGTGTCTGTGGTGCTAAATGCCCTTCGTCTGAAAAAGCCGACATAA